In one Nocardioides luteus genomic region, the following are encoded:
- a CDS encoding pyridoxamine 5'-phosphate oxidase family protein — protein MAQLEELTVEESWRLAADTPISRIGWTGPRGPVVLPVNHLVHEQSVWIRTSAHSSMAEQIDESAVALLVDELDPDTHVGWSVQFKGRAEILYREEQIPDAVKDLHTWPAGPRPLWVRLHPKEVTGRRLAAG, from the coding sequence GTGGCCCAACTGGAAGAGCTCACCGTCGAGGAGTCCTGGCGGCTCGCGGCGGACACCCCGATCTCCCGGATCGGCTGGACCGGACCGCGCGGCCCGGTGGTGCTGCCGGTGAACCACCTCGTGCACGAGCAGTCGGTCTGGATCCGCACCTCGGCCCACTCCTCGATGGCCGAGCAGATCGACGAGAGCGCCGTGGCGCTGCTGGTCGACGAGCTCGACCCCGACACCCACGTGGGCTGGTCGGTGCAGTTCAAGGGCCGCGCGGAGATCCTCTACCGCGAGGAGCAGATCCCCGACGCCGTCAAGGATCTCCACACCTGGCCGGCGGGACCTCGTCCGTTGTGGGTGCGGCTGCACCCCAAGGAGGTCACCGGCCGCCGTCTGGCAGCCGGCTGA
- the era gene encoding GTPase Era → MTEPEIQPAFRSGFVSFVGRPNAGKSTLTNALVGTKVAITSDKPQTTRTVVKGIVHRPDGQLILVDTPGIHRPRTLLGERLNDLVEATWTEVDVVAICFPCNEKIGPGDRRIAENANKLKKGIKRVAVATKTDLATPEQIGEHLMSIQALGQDLGIEWAEIVPVSSVGGDQVDLLAELLINLLPEGPPLYPDGELTDSPEEIIVSELIREAALEGVRDELPHSIAVVVEEMRLREDRPENKPLMDIHAFLYVERDSQKGIVIGHKGSRLKDVGQRARLQIKELLGMPVYLDLHVKIAKDWQRDPRQLRKLGF, encoded by the coding sequence GTGACCGAGCCGGAGATCCAGCCAGCCTTCCGGAGCGGCTTCGTGTCGTTCGTCGGACGTCCCAACGCGGGCAAGTCCACCCTGACCAACGCACTGGTCGGCACCAAGGTGGCGATCACCTCCGACAAGCCGCAGACGACGCGCACCGTGGTCAAGGGCATCGTCCACCGCCCCGACGGCCAGCTGATCCTGGTCGACACCCCCGGCATCCACCGGCCGCGTACGCTGCTCGGCGAGCGGCTCAACGACCTCGTCGAGGCCACCTGGACCGAGGTCGACGTGGTCGCGATCTGCTTCCCGTGCAACGAGAAGATCGGCCCCGGTGACCGCCGGATCGCGGAGAACGCCAACAAGCTCAAGAAGGGCATCAAGCGGGTCGCGGTCGCCACCAAGACCGACCTCGCCACCCCCGAGCAGATCGGCGAGCACCTGATGTCGATCCAGGCGCTGGGGCAGGACCTGGGGATCGAGTGGGCCGAGATCGTCCCCGTCTCCAGCGTCGGCGGGGACCAGGTCGACCTCCTCGCCGAGCTCCTCATCAACCTCCTCCCCGAGGGCCCGCCGCTCTATCCGGACGGCGAGCTCACCGACTCTCCCGAGGAGATCATCGTCTCCGAGCTGATTCGCGAGGCAGCTCTCGAGGGCGTACGCGACGAGCTCCCGCACTCCATCGCGGTCGTCGTCGAGGAGATGCGCCTGCGTGAGGACCGCCCGGAGAACAAGCCGCTGATGGACATCCACGCCTTCCTCTACGTCGAGCGCGACTCCCAGAAGGGCATCGTGATCGGCCACAAGGGCTCCCGGCTCAAGGACGTCGGCCAGCGCGCCCGTCTGCAGATCAAGGAGCTGCTCGGGATGCCGGTCTACCTCGACCTGCACGTCAAGATCGCCAAGGACTGGCAGCGGGACCCGCGGCAGCTGCGCAAGCTCGGCTTCTGA
- the leuA gene encoding 2-isopropylmalate synthase: MTNLSNSRNQQKPSGMPFERYRAFVPVDVPDRTWPAKKITKAPRWLSTDLRDGNQALIDPMTPARKLRMFELLVAMGYKEIEVGFPSASQTDFDFVRKLIEEDRIPDDVQISVLTQAREDLISRTAESIAGAPRATIHLYNATAELFRRVVFNVTPAECIGIAVRGTEMVMKYAEEHVPELIGTEDFGYQYSPEIFTQTDTDYALEVCERVSDVWQPEAGREIILNLPATVEMSTPNTYADQIEYFGRGLTRREHSAISLHPHNDRGTAVAATELGLMAGADRVEGCLFGHGERTGNVDLVTLGMNLFSQGIDPQIDFRVGGGIDEIRRTVEYVTNINVHPRHPYAGDLVYTAFSGSHQDAIKKGLEDLDRIAAESGKDVSEIPWEAPYLPIDPKDVGRTYEAVIRVNSQSGKGGVAYLLKTEHSLDLPRRAQIEFSRVVQQHTDSEGGEVSPEEIWSIFSAEYLEREEPYALESWSSVTDAEGGDEQVVDLRVRGEVRTYKGVGNGPVAAFVDALKEAGAEIRVLDYAEHALSSGGDAKAAAYVECEIAGEIVWGIGIHENIVTASLRAVVCAANRAQAVTIPQR, encoded by the coding sequence ATGACCAACCTGAGCAACTCCCGCAATCAGCAGAAGCCGTCGGGGATGCCGTTCGAGCGCTACCGCGCGTTCGTGCCCGTCGACGTACCCGACCGCACCTGGCCCGCCAAGAAGATCACCAAGGCTCCGCGGTGGCTCTCCACCGACCTGCGTGACGGCAACCAGGCCCTGATCGACCCGATGACGCCGGCCCGCAAGCTGCGGATGTTCGAGCTGCTCGTCGCGATGGGCTACAAGGAGATCGAGGTCGGCTTCCCGAGCGCGAGCCAGACCGACTTCGACTTCGTGCGCAAGCTGATCGAGGAGGACCGGATCCCCGATGACGTACAGATCTCGGTCCTGACCCAGGCGCGCGAGGACCTCATCTCGCGCACCGCCGAGTCGATCGCCGGCGCCCCGCGCGCCACGATCCACCTCTACAACGCCACCGCCGAGCTGTTCCGCCGGGTCGTGTTCAACGTGACCCCGGCCGAGTGCATCGGGATCGCGGTGCGCGGCACCGAGATGGTGATGAAGTACGCCGAGGAGCACGTCCCCGAGCTGATCGGCACCGAGGACTTCGGCTACCAGTACAGCCCGGAGATCTTCACCCAGACCGACACCGACTACGCGCTGGAGGTCTGTGAGCGGGTGAGCGACGTGTGGCAGCCGGAGGCCGGCCGCGAGATCATCCTCAACCTGCCCGCCACGGTGGAGATGTCCACGCCGAACACCTACGCCGACCAGATCGAGTACTTCGGCCGCGGCCTGACCCGCCGCGAGCACTCCGCCATCTCGCTCCACCCGCACAACGACCGCGGCACCGCGGTCGCGGCCACCGAGCTCGGCCTGATGGCCGGCGCCGACCGCGTCGAGGGCTGCCTGTTCGGTCACGGCGAGCGCACCGGCAACGTCGACCTGGTCACCCTGGGCATGAACCTCTTCTCCCAGGGCATCGACCCGCAGATCGACTTCCGGGTCGGCGGCGGCATCGACGAGATCCGCCGCACCGTCGAGTACGTCACCAACATCAACGTCCACCCGCGCCACCCCTACGCCGGAGACCTGGTCTACACCGCCTTCTCCGGCTCCCACCAGGACGCCATCAAGAAGGGCTTGGAGGACCTCGACCGGATCGCAGCCGAGTCCGGCAAGGACGTCAGCGAGATCCCGTGGGAGGCGCCCTACCTGCCCATCGACCCCAAGGACGTCGGCCGCACCTACGAGGCCGTCATCCGGGTCAACAGCCAGTCCGGCAAGGGCGGCGTCGCCTACCTGCTCAAGACCGAGCACTCCCTGGACCTGCCGCGTCGGGCGCAGATCGAGTTCTCGCGCGTGGTCCAGCAGCACACCGACTCCGAGGGCGGCGAGGTCAGCCCGGAGGAGATCTGGTCGATCTTCTCCGCGGAGTACCTCGAGCGCGAGGAGCCGTACGCCCTGGAGAGCTGGTCCTCGGTGACCGACGCCGAGGGCGGCGACGAGCAGGTCGTCGACCTCCGCGTCCGTGGCGAGGTGCGCACCTACAAGGGCGTCGGCAACGGTCCGGTGGCTGCGTTCGTCGACGCGCTGAAGGAGGCCGGCGCCGAGATCCGGGTCCTCGACTACGCCGAGCACGCTCTCTCGTCGGGCGGCGACGCCAAGGCCGCCGCGTACGTCGAGTGCGAGATCGCCGGCGAGATCGTGTGGGGCATCGGCATCCACGAGAACATCGTCACCGCCTCCCTGCGGGCCGTCGTCTGCGCGGCCAACCGGGCCCAGGCGGTCACGATCCCGCAGCGCTGA
- a CDS encoding flavodoxin family protein, translating to MPRLLVVHHSPTRSLQRLTDAVVSGANDPEIEGVEVLVRPALEATAEDVLAADGYVLGTSANFGYMSGALKHFFDSTFLAVGGALDPSGAAGESAGATSKRPYGLYVHGRYDTTGAIRSVQSIVGALGWAQAFDILDVLGDVEDAHVEAAYELGATLAAVLD from the coding sequence ATGCCGCGCCTGCTCGTCGTCCACCACTCCCCCACCCGGTCGCTGCAGCGGCTGACCGATGCGGTCGTCTCCGGCGCCAACGACCCCGAGATCGAGGGCGTCGAGGTCCTCGTCCGTCCCGCGCTGGAGGCCACGGCCGAGGACGTCCTCGCCGCCGACGGCTACGTGCTCGGCACGAGCGCCAACTTCGGCTACATGTCGGGTGCCCTCAAGCACTTCTTCGACTCGACCTTCCTGGCCGTCGGGGGTGCCCTCGACCCCTCCGGAGCAGCCGGAGAGTCTGCCGGTGCGACCTCCAAACGGCCCTACGGCCTCTACGTCCACGGCCGCTACGACACCACCGGCGCGATCCGCTCGGTGCAGTCCATCGTCGGCGCGCTGGGCTGGGCCCAGGCCTTCGACATCCTCGACGTCCTGGGCGACGTCGAGGACGCCCATGTCGAGGCGGCGTACGAGCTGGGCGCGACGCTGGCTGCGGTCCTGGACTGA
- a CDS encoding septum formation family protein yields MRSDLLKRSPKQRLWGALVVVGALALAGCGGGEPEAAPSASSAPPSPSASAAPSPKEGACYNLTYEEALAPTAGGTAVSCKGKHTTQTYAVGRLRNVVDGHLVAVDSEQVAAQVAEACPNKVTKYLGGDADDLRLSMLRPVWFTPTIKESEAGANWFRCDVIGIAGPKALMTLKGNMKGVLGDSDTAEPFRMCGTASPKSDSFKRVPCSLKHSWRALSVIDLGSGKYPGESKVNSAGAEDCKAAAAEVADDPLKYEWSWEFPSAEQWQGGQTYGICWAPS; encoded by the coding sequence ATGCGTTCTGACCTGCTGAAGCGGAGCCCGAAGCAGCGGCTGTGGGGGGCTCTCGTCGTCGTCGGAGCCTTGGCTCTCGCCGGGTGTGGTGGCGGTGAGCCCGAGGCCGCGCCATCGGCATCGTCGGCCCCGCCGTCCCCGTCGGCCTCGGCAGCGCCGTCCCCCAAGGAGGGCGCCTGCTACAACCTCACCTACGAGGAGGCGCTGGCTCCGACCGCCGGTGGCACCGCCGTCTCCTGCAAGGGCAAGCACACCACCCAGACCTACGCCGTGGGCCGGCTGAGGAACGTCGTCGACGGCCACCTGGTCGCGGTCGACTCCGAGCAGGTCGCGGCCCAGGTCGCGGAGGCGTGCCCCAACAAGGTCACCAAGTATCTCGGTGGCGACGCCGACGACCTGCGCCTCTCGATGCTGCGCCCGGTCTGGTTCACGCCGACGATCAAGGAGTCCGAGGCGGGCGCCAACTGGTTCCGCTGCGACGTCATCGGCATCGCCGGCCCTAAGGCCCTGATGACCCTCAAGGGCAACATGAAGGGCGTCCTGGGCGACTCCGACACCGCCGAGCCGTTCCGGATGTGCGGCACGGCCTCGCCGAAGTCCGACTCCTTCAAGCGCGTCCCGTGCTCCCTCAAGCACTCCTGGCGGGCGCTGTCGGTCATCGACCTCGGCTCCGGCAAGTACCCCGGCGAGTCGAAGGTCAACAGCGCCGGCGCCGAGGACTGCAAGGCCGCTGCCGCCGAGGTCGCCGACGACCCGCTCAAGTACGAGTGGTCCTGGGAGTTCCCGAGCGCCGAGCAGTGGCAGGGCGGGCAGACCTACGGGATCTGCTGGGCGCCCAGCTGA
- a CDS encoding siderophore-interacting protein: protein MSVKAQQYAAEVLRREQITPHLVRLVLGGPGLAGFESTGIPDEWVGLIVPGQFQSRYYTVRSWQDGELTLDVVVHDVGLVTEWATRLDPVGQTVTITEPKGSYAVPDGAEWLLLVGDLTAMPAMARIAETTDLPTRIWAEVPDDLPGYLPDSAEVTWSAPPSETSSDLAAAVEKIEWPAGDGYFWMAGESSQMRAIRKHLMRERKLDSHAYDVMGYWRGGGQKRQPRAVDPGPVWREGKAQGLTDEQIWQRYDQQQEQQ, encoded by the coding sequence ATGAGTGTCAAGGCCCAGCAGTACGCCGCGGAGGTGCTGCGGCGCGAGCAGATCACGCCCCACCTCGTACGCCTGGTGCTCGGCGGTCCCGGGCTGGCCGGGTTCGAGTCGACCGGGATCCCGGACGAGTGGGTCGGGCTGATCGTGCCGGGACAGTTCCAGTCGCGCTACTACACCGTGCGGTCCTGGCAGGACGGCGAGCTGACCCTCGACGTCGTCGTCCACGACGTCGGCCTGGTGACCGAGTGGGCGACCCGTCTCGACCCGGTGGGGCAGACGGTCACGATCACCGAGCCCAAGGGCTCCTACGCCGTGCCCGACGGGGCCGAGTGGCTGCTGCTGGTCGGCGACCTGACCGCGATGCCGGCGATGGCGCGGATCGCCGAGACCACCGACCTGCCGACGCGGATCTGGGCCGAGGTGCCCGACGACCTGCCCGGCTACCTCCCCGACTCCGCCGAGGTCACCTGGTCGGCGCCGCCCTCGGAGACCTCCTCCGACCTGGCCGCGGCCGTGGAGAAGATCGAGTGGCCCGCCGGCGACGGCTACTTCTGGATGGCCGGTGAGTCGAGCCAGATGCGGGCGATCCGCAAGCATCTGATGCGGGAGCGGAAGCTCGACTCCCACGCCTACGACGTGATGGGCTACTGGCGCGGAGGCGGCCAGAAGCGACAGCCACGCGCGGTCGATCCCGGACCGGTGTGGCGCGAGGGCAAGGCCCAGGGGCTCACCGACGAGCAGATCTGGCAGCGATACGACCAGCAGCAGGAGCAGCAGTGA
- a CDS encoding septum formation family protein, which produces MIGHTPGRTTSLSFVIVVLAALALSGCGGDRAAAKGEDPKQVDSTALPEVGKCRNLSHEDVAEAYNFDKYVACDEPHNAETFGAGPLPDEFKDAEYGDEKVNEWAFSQCRKLLEKYVGTNQSVLMRSMLSHVYFGPSEKAWDEGARWIRCDVVGGGQQGAEYVDLPTTTRNLLKVKNIEDIEDRWMVCAQGKTVTSAKVPCSEPHQMRAVTTIKLGEDKTKFLGVAGSKKKAAQYCKGSVQAWLGYPESFDYGYTWFGEKEWNAGNRWAVCWAVTEE; this is translated from the coding sequence GTGATCGGCCATACCCCTGGACGTACGACCTCCTTGTCCTTCGTGATCGTGGTGCTCGCCGCCCTCGCGCTCAGCGGGTGCGGCGGCGATCGGGCGGCCGCCAAGGGCGAGGACCCGAAGCAGGTGGACTCGACCGCGCTGCCCGAGGTCGGCAAGTGCCGCAACCTCTCCCACGAGGACGTCGCCGAGGCCTACAACTTCGACAAGTACGTCGCCTGCGACGAGCCGCACAACGCCGAGACCTTCGGCGCCGGACCGCTCCCGGACGAGTTCAAGGACGCCGAGTACGGCGACGAGAAGGTCAACGAGTGGGCCTTCAGCCAGTGCCGCAAGCTGCTGGAGAAGTACGTCGGCACCAACCAGAGCGTGCTGATGCGCTCGATGCTCTCCCACGTCTACTTCGGCCCCTCGGAGAAGGCCTGGGACGAGGGCGCGCGCTGGATCCGCTGCGACGTGGTCGGCGGCGGCCAGCAGGGCGCCGAGTACGTCGACCTGCCGACCACCACCCGCAACCTCCTCAAGGTCAAGAACATCGAGGACATCGAGGACCGCTGGATGGTGTGCGCGCAGGGCAAGACGGTCACCTCCGCGAAGGTGCCCTGCTCCGAGCCTCACCAGATGCGTGCGGTCACGACCATCAAGCTGGGCGAGGACAAGACCAAGTTCCTCGGCGTGGCGGGGTCCAAAAAGAAGGCCGCGCAGTACTGCAAGGGCTCGGTCCAGGCCTGGTTGGGTTACCCGGAAAGCTTCGACTACGGGTACACATGGTTCGGAGAGAAGGAGTGGAACGCCGGCAACCGCTGGGCGGTCTGCTGGGCGGTGACCGAGGAGTGA
- a CDS encoding DMT family transporter, producing MTTDALPRPDTTTTDRGGASPHGGTLLGIAFAAAGMVCVGSSVAVSAAITDAPLFTLQSVRYALAALLLLAVARVTGWQVPRPRGAEWLWLAGVAAVGLVLFNVGVVRGVAHAEPAVIGVAVAAVPMLLAVVPAIATRTFPARTVILGATVVTTGAILVQGFGRTDAAGIGYALLVLVCEAGFTLLAVPVLRRLGAFGVSFHSVWMAAAGMAVIGVATEGPAAVTMLDTVDLLAALHLAVVVTTLAFLLWFTAVGRLGSGRAGLLTGVVPVAAAGLGVPLNDVVPGPMVWLGTAVVALGLVIGLRGGAAAGRPAAAPGVSAAGS from the coding sequence ATGACCACCGATGCGCTCCCCCGCCCCGACACCACGACCACTGACCGCGGCGGCGCGTCGCCGCATGGCGGCACCCTGCTCGGCATCGCGTTCGCCGCCGCCGGGATGGTCTGCGTGGGCAGCAGCGTCGCGGTCTCGGCCGCGATCACCGATGCCCCGCTCTTCACCCTCCAGTCCGTCCGCTACGCCCTCGCCGCCCTGCTCCTGCTCGCGGTCGCCCGCGTCACCGGCTGGCAGGTTCCGCGCCCGCGCGGCGCCGAATGGCTCTGGCTCGCCGGGGTGGCGGCCGTGGGGCTGGTGCTCTTCAACGTCGGGGTCGTCCGCGGCGTCGCCCACGCCGAACCGGCGGTGATCGGGGTGGCCGTGGCAGCGGTCCCGATGCTCCTTGCGGTCGTCCCGGCGATCGCGACCCGCACGTTCCCGGCACGCACGGTGATCCTCGGGGCCACGGTCGTGACGACGGGAGCGATCCTGGTCCAGGGCTTCGGACGGACCGATGCGGCGGGCATCGGCTACGCGCTCCTCGTCCTCGTCTGCGAGGCGGGCTTCACGCTCCTGGCGGTGCCCGTGCTGCGGCGCCTGGGCGCCTTCGGCGTCTCGTTCCACTCGGTGTGGATGGCGGCCGCCGGCATGGCCGTCATCGGGGTCGCGACGGAGGGCCCGGCCGCCGTCACCATGCTCGACACCGTCGATCTGCTCGCAGCGCTCCATCTGGCCGTGGTCGTCACCACGCTCGCGTTCCTGCTCTGGTTCACCGCGGTCGGGCGCCTCGGCTCCGGGCGCGCCGGCCTGCTGACCGGCGTCGTGCCGGTCGCGGCGGCCGGCCTCGGCGTACCTCTCAACGATGTCGTGCCCGGCCCGATGGTCTGGCTGGGCACGGCCGTCGTCGCGCTCGGCCTGGTGATCGGCCTGCGCGGCGGCGCCGCCGCGGGTCGCCCCGCAGCGGCGCCCGGCGTCAGCGCTGCGGGATCGTGA
- a CDS encoding pyridoxamine 5'-phosphate oxidase family protein, whose product METYNLAEMYDAPPMSWAEVTTRLEAGFDQGPGSQEGEPGRYTTWASTINADGGPHVNAVGAIWFDGSFHLVTGPRTRRGRNLARDPRCAISLSVREFDLVVEGRATRVLGEELARVARRYHDHEGWPAEVDESGDALTAPFNAQSAGPAPWHVHRLEATSAHAVQCVEPYGATRWRF is encoded by the coding sequence ATGGAGACCTACAACCTCGCCGAGATGTACGACGCCCCGCCGATGTCCTGGGCGGAGGTGACCACGCGGCTGGAGGCCGGGTTCGACCAGGGCCCCGGGTCGCAGGAGGGCGAGCCCGGGCGCTACACGACCTGGGCCAGCACGATCAACGCCGACGGCGGCCCGCACGTGAACGCGGTCGGCGCGATCTGGTTCGACGGTTCCTTCCACCTCGTCACCGGCCCGCGGACGCGCCGCGGCCGCAACCTGGCGCGCGACCCCCGCTGTGCCATCTCGCTCTCGGTGCGCGAATTCGACCTGGTGGTCGAGGGCCGTGCCACCCGGGTGCTGGGCGAGGAGCTCGCCCGCGTGGCGAGGCGCTACCACGACCACGAGGGCTGGCCGGCCGAGGTCGACGAGTCCGGGGACGCGCTGACCGCGCCCTTCAACGCACAGAGCGCCGGCCCCGCGCCGTGGCACGTGCACCGGCTCGAGGCCACCTCGGCGCACGCGGTCCAGTGCGTCGAGCCGTACGGCGCGACCCGGTGGAGGTTCTGA